A window from Pseudomonas sp. MRSN 12121 encodes these proteins:
- a CDS encoding phage major capsid protein: MKLHELREKRTAAVEGMRKLVDTASAAGRDLTADESTQFDTLKTEERSLADQITRHEHLADLEKRTAAPATTDTPEHLEKRVSVIRVLRAQMEGRQLDGAEREYTQETERRTGRKAEGAFVPFAALERRANTTATAPELVGTDHRADLYIGPLREALLARSLGIRTLTGLVGNVSVPKFGSGLETGWVTEGQAVPEGQMSFDGVTLTPKHVGGKTEMSRQLLQQSSPGIEQLVREDLSFLIARQIDRAIINGSGAAGEPLGVLNTTGIQTADMPATWAEVLALLEKLDDVNITNARWLTTAAIRTILGSTEKVAGSGSGFLYDNGTLANLALAASKNVPTGKLILGDWSQVMLGVWSEVDILVNPYAEPAYSRGGVQVRAMATVDTAVRHPEGFVVASEAQP, from the coding sequence ATGAAACTTCACGAACTGCGCGAGAAGCGCACCGCCGCCGTCGAAGGCATGAGAAAGCTGGTGGACACCGCTTCCGCTGCTGGCCGTGACCTGACCGCCGACGAATCCACCCAGTTTGACACCCTCAAGACCGAAGAGCGCTCGCTGGCCGACCAGATCACCCGCCATGAACACCTGGCCGATCTGGAGAAGCGCACCGCCGCTCCCGCCACCACCGACACCCCTGAGCACCTGGAGAAGCGCGTCAGCGTGATCCGCGTGCTGCGTGCGCAGATGGAAGGCCGCCAACTGGACGGCGCCGAGCGCGAATACACCCAGGAAACCGAACGCCGCACCGGTCGCAAGGCTGAGGGCGCATTCGTGCCGTTCGCCGCCCTGGAGCGCCGCGCCAACACCACCGCGACCGCGCCCGAGCTGGTGGGCACCGACCACCGTGCTGACCTGTACATCGGCCCGCTGCGTGAGGCGTTGCTGGCGCGCTCGCTGGGCATCCGCACCCTGACCGGCCTGGTGGGCAATGTGAGTGTGCCCAAGTTCGGCAGCGGCTTGGAAACCGGTTGGGTTACTGAGGGCCAGGCCGTGCCCGAGGGCCAAATGTCGTTCGACGGTGTGACCCTGACGCCGAAGCATGTGGGCGGCAAGACCGAAATGTCGCGCCAGCTCCTGCAGCAATCGTCGCCAGGCATTGAGCAACTGGTACGCGAAGACCTGTCGTTCCTGATCGCCCGTCAGATCGACCGCGCCATCATCAACGGCAGCGGCGCTGCTGGTGAACCGCTGGGCGTACTGAACACCACCGGCATCCAGACCGCCGACATGCCCGCCACCTGGGCCGAGGTGCTGGCGCTGCTGGAAAAACTGGATGACGTGAACATCACCAACGCCCGCTGGCTGACCACCGCCGCGATCCGCACCATCCTGGGCAGCACCGAGAAGGTGGCCGGGTCTGGCAGTGGCTTCCTGTACGACAACGGCACGCTGGCCAACCTGGCGCTGGCGGCATCGAAGAACGTCCCGACTGGCAAGCTGATCTTGGGCGACTGGAGCCAGGTCATGCTGGGCGTCTGGTCCGAAGTGGACATTCTGGTGAACCCATACGCCGAACCGGCCTACAGCCGCGGCGGTGTGCAGGTCCGTGCGATGGCCACTGTCGACACCGCCGTGCGCCACCCCGAAGGCTTCGTAGTTGCTTCGGAGGCGCAACCATGA
- a CDS encoding tail assembly protein produces the protein MTALAIDYTPKTKIILCGFLRRLFGKEHHFVLDRGDPREAVKAMDVNHPGFANELAKAQSRGLRFAIFKNGQNIKEEELGLGGARELRFVPVIEGSKRAGLLQTIVGVALLIAGPFTGGATYGPGVALVAGGVIQMLSPQAKGLAQSGAPENLPSYAFGSAKNTTASGLPVPICIGHRRWGGAIISASIYAEDKV, from the coding sequence ATGACTGCCCTGGCGATCGACTACACCCCTAAGACCAAAATCATCCTGTGCGGATTCCTGCGCCGCCTGTTTGGTAAGGAGCACCATTTCGTGCTGGACCGTGGCGACCCCAGGGAAGCGGTGAAGGCCATGGATGTCAATCATCCTGGATTCGCCAATGAGTTGGCCAAGGCGCAGAGCCGTGGGCTTCGCTTCGCGATCTTCAAGAACGGCCAGAACATCAAGGAGGAAGAACTTGGGCTTGGCGGTGCTCGCGAGCTTCGCTTCGTGCCTGTGATCGAGGGAAGCAAACGCGCCGGCCTGCTGCAGACCATTGTGGGCGTCGCTTTGCTCATCGCAGGGCCTTTCACGGGCGGCGCCACCTATGGCCCAGGGGTCGCGTTGGTTGCTGGCGGTGTCATCCAGATGCTCAGCCCGCAGGCCAAGGGGCTGGCACAAAGCGGTGCGCCTGAAAACCTTCCGTCGTACGCCTTTGGCAGCGCCAAAAACACTACCGCCAGCGGCTTGCCGGTGCCGATCTGCATCGGACACCGCCGTTGGGGTGGCGCGATCATCTCCGCGTCGATCTACGCAGAGGACAAGGTTTGA
- a CDS encoding HK97 family phage prohead protease → MERRVAASLERKGRTLFGYAARFGQPAPIEGFTEIILPGAFKRSLAGPAAASIRAVYEHDDAALLGRVGAGTLRLTEDDVGLAFELDLPDTSLGRDLSELVRRGDVAGCSFGFVPVKEDWQGELRSLQDVDLHEITITANPAYPTTTVSVRSRKPMLALANARRYLEFLECIR, encoded by the coding sequence ATGGAGCGCCGAGTAGCCGCAAGCCTGGAACGGAAGGGCCGGACGCTGTTCGGCTATGCCGCCCGTTTCGGACAACCAGCGCCCATCGAGGGCTTTACCGAAATCATCCTACCGGGGGCTTTCAAGCGCTCCCTTGCAGGCCCAGCCGCCGCCAGCATCCGTGCCGTTTACGAGCACGACGATGCAGCCCTATTGGGCCGTGTCGGAGCTGGCACCCTGCGCCTTACTGAGGATGACGTGGGCCTGGCCTTCGAGCTGGACCTACCCGACACCAGCCTGGGCCGCGACCTGTCCGAGCTGGTGAGGCGCGGCGACGTGGCCGGGTGCTCATTCGGCTTCGTGCCGGTGAAGGAGGACTGGCAAGGCGAGTTGCGCAGCCTGCAGGACGTGGACCTGCACGAAATCACCATAACGGCGAATCCGGCCTACCCGACCACCACTGTATCGGTGCGCAGCCGCAAGCCAATGCTGGCGCTGGCCAATGCCCGTCGATACCTTGAGTTCCTGGAGTGCATCCGGTGA
- a CDS encoding phage portal protein, with translation MKKLFRLFTRSNNTPAYDRYFDQFSQAGNSAGVNITVQTAESISAVYAAVAAISESVGSLPLDVYRRTDDGRDKARTHPLYALLHDAPNEWQTALEFREQLQRHILLRGNAYARIRWSGAGRVQALEPVNPDSVSILRSPASERLVYEYTDRHGKLQRLTADEMLHIRYHTEDGVLGRSPIQVARDTLGLALAERTHGAKMFEQGTKLSGVIETAPGTTKEQAAQIRESWAAGQAGVNNHGKTPVLPQGAKYSAVSMTLEDAEWIEARRLSVEEVARLFRVPPVLIGDLREANYSNAVELGRYFVTHTLRRHLVAWEQAINRTLLGNGFFAEHNVEGLLRGDSLNRAQFYQRGVEDGWLLRSEVRRMENLPTVEGIDDEQETKTPDDQAPGAGAGNPPGGKAAPGEGEEA, from the coding sequence GTGAAAAAGCTGTTCCGCCTGTTCACGCGCTCCAACAACACCCCGGCCTATGATCGGTACTTCGACCAGTTCAGCCAGGCCGGTAACTCGGCAGGGGTCAACATCACGGTACAGACCGCCGAGTCGATCAGTGCCGTATACGCGGCTGTCGCGGCCATCAGCGAGAGCGTGGGCAGCCTGCCGCTTGACGTGTACCGCCGCACCGATGACGGGCGCGACAAGGCCCGTACCCATCCCCTGTACGCGCTGCTGCACGACGCCCCGAACGAGTGGCAAACCGCCCTGGAATTCCGCGAGCAACTGCAACGCCACATCCTGCTGCGCGGCAATGCCTATGCTCGCATCCGCTGGAGTGGCGCCGGTCGCGTACAGGCACTGGAACCAGTCAACCCTGACAGCGTGTCGATCCTGCGCAGTCCGGCCAGCGAGCGCCTGGTCTACGAGTACACCGACCGCCACGGGAAGCTCCAGCGACTGACCGCCGACGAGATGTTGCACATCCGCTATCACACCGAAGACGGTGTGCTCGGGCGCAGCCCTATTCAGGTGGCCAGGGACACCCTCGGGCTGGCGCTGGCCGAACGTACCCACGGCGCCAAGATGTTCGAACAGGGCACGAAGCTGTCGGGCGTGATCGAGACAGCACCCGGCACCACCAAAGAACAGGCCGCGCAGATTCGTGAGAGCTGGGCGGCTGGCCAGGCTGGCGTGAACAACCACGGCAAGACCCCAGTGCTGCCCCAAGGCGCGAAGTACAGCGCGGTATCCATGACCCTGGAGGATGCCGAGTGGATCGAGGCCCGGCGCCTGTCGGTCGAGGAAGTGGCCCGCCTGTTCCGTGTACCGCCCGTGCTGATCGGTGATCTGCGCGAGGCCAATTACTCCAACGCCGTGGAGCTGGGCCGGTACTTCGTTACGCACACCCTGCGCCGCCATCTGGTCGCGTGGGAGCAGGCCATCAACCGCACCTTACTGGGCAATGGCTTCTTTGCTGAGCACAACGTGGAAGGCCTGCTGCGCGGTGATAGTCTCAACCGTGCGCAGTTCTATCAACGTGGTGTCGAGGACGGATGGCTGCTGCGATCCGAAGTCCGCCGCATGGAAAACCTACCCACCGTAGAAGGTATCGATGATGAGCAAGAAACCAAGACTCCAGATGATCAAGCCCCGGGTGCGGGTGCTGGGAACCCACCTGGAGGAAAAGCAGCGCCAGGCGAAGGAGAAGAAGCGTGA
- a CDS encoding HNH endonuclease: protein MSRYKPKTRVIPLGSAAWQRLRAQVLAEEPLCRWCLARGQYVASTDVDHINNDGDDNRRENLTGMCHECHSRKTAHDMGKKVFLGCDVRGIPLDPNHHWNKPKDH from the coding sequence GTGAGCAGGTACAAGCCCAAGACGAGGGTGATTCCCCTCGGTAGTGCGGCGTGGCAGCGCCTGCGTGCCCAGGTGCTGGCCGAGGAACCACTGTGCCGCTGGTGCCTGGCCCGTGGTCAGTACGTGGCCAGCACTGACGTGGACCACATCAACAACGATGGCGACGACAACCGGCGTGAGAATCTGACCGGCATGTGCCACGAATGCCACAGCCGCAAGACGGCCCATGACATGGGCAAGAAGGTGTTCCTGGGGTGCGACGTGCGCGGTATCCCGCTCGACCCGAACCACCACTGGAACAAGCCAAAAGATCACTAG
- a CDS encoding terminase large subunit: MTRAEKIIAFIERYCVTPEGADVGKPLCLAEFQRQFIRDVYDNPVGTRRAILSVARKNGKSGLIAGLLLAHLVGPEAKQNSQLVSGAMSRDQAALVFNLAAKMVQLSPALSKIVRIVPSGKRLLGLNLNTEFRALAADGKTAHGLSPVLAILDEIGQIRGPQSDFVDAITTSQGAHSAPLLIAISTQAANDADLLSQWIDDALRSNDPKIVCRLYAAPAGCDLMDEDGWRAANPALGIFRSETDLREQMQQAERMPSMSNTARNLLLNQRVSLDSPFISPDVWMACDTAPDPFEGLVYAGLDLSARTDLTALVLIGKVDGVWQVRPYFWTPEQGLFDRAQKDRAPYDMWVRQGYIRTTPGATVDLEAVALDMAEILSDCDLAAIAYDRWRIDVLKKELERLGLELPLVPHGQGFRDMAPALDALEAELLNGRVAHGGHPVLTLCAANAVAVKDPSGNRKLDKSRRTGRIDGLQALAMAFGAAQVAEAPADLDTEVFFV, translated from the coding sequence ATGACCCGCGCCGAAAAGATCATCGCGTTCATCGAGCGCTATTGCGTGACGCCCGAAGGCGCGGACGTGGGTAAGCCGCTGTGCCTGGCTGAGTTCCAGCGCCAGTTCATCCGCGACGTGTACGACAACCCGGTGGGCACTCGCCGGGCCATCCTCAGCGTGGCCAGGAAGAACGGCAAGTCGGGCCTGATCGCGGGCCTGCTGCTGGCGCACCTGGTCGGCCCCGAGGCGAAGCAAAACAGCCAGCTTGTGTCGGGTGCCATGAGCCGCGACCAAGCCGCCCTGGTGTTCAACCTGGCTGCCAAGATGGTTCAGCTATCGCCAGCCCTGTCGAAGATCGTCCGCATCGTGCCCAGCGGCAAGCGGCTGCTGGGGCTGAACCTGAACACCGAATTCCGCGCCCTGGCCGCTGATGGCAAGACCGCACACGGCCTCTCCCCGGTGCTGGCCATCCTGGACGAGATTGGCCAGATACGCGGCCCACAATCCGACTTCGTGGACGCCATCACCACCAGCCAGGGCGCCCACTCGGCACCCCTGCTGATCGCCATCAGTACCCAGGCAGCCAACGACGCCGACCTGCTGAGCCAGTGGATTGACGACGCCCTGCGCAGCAATGACCCCAAGATTGTGTGCCGCCTGTACGCGGCGCCAGCGGGCTGCGACCTGATGGACGAAGACGGCTGGCGAGCGGCCAACCCGGCCCTGGGCATCTTCCGGTCGGAGACAGACCTTCGGGAGCAGATGCAGCAAGCCGAGCGCATGCCGAGCATGAGCAACACCGCCCGCAACCTGCTGCTTAACCAGCGCGTGAGCCTCGACAGCCCATTCATCAGCCCTGACGTGTGGATGGCCTGCGACACCGCGCCTGACCCGTTCGAGGGCCTGGTCTATGCGGGCCTCGACCTGTCTGCCCGTACCGACCTGACGGCGCTGGTGCTGATCGGCAAGGTGGATGGCGTGTGGCAGGTCCGTCCGTACTTCTGGACGCCTGAACAGGGCCTGTTCGACCGAGCGCAGAAGGACCGCGCCCCGTATGACATGTGGGTGCGCCAGGGATACATCCGCACCACGCCCGGCGCCACCGTTGACTTGGAAGCGGTGGCCCTGGACATGGCCGAGATACTGAGCGACTGCGATCTGGCGGCGATTGCCTATGACCGCTGGCGCATCGACGTGCTCAAGAAGGAACTGGAACGTCTGGGCTTGGAGTTGCCGCTGGTGCCCCACGGGCAAGGTTTCCGCGACATGGCGCCCGCCCTCGACGCTCTGGAGGCAGAGCTGCTGAATGGCCGTGTCGCCCACGGTGGCCACCCCGTACTGACCCTGTGCGCTGCCAACGCCGTGGCGGTGAAAGACCCCAGCGGCAACCGCAAGCTGGACAAGAGCCGTCGCACCGGCCGCATCGACGGCCTGCAGGCCCTGGCTATGGCGTTCGGCGCCGCCCAGGTTGCCGAGGCCCCCGCCGATCTTGATACCGAGGTATTTTTCGTATGA
- a CDS encoding head-tail connector protein, with product MTTVTLEEAKLHMRVDHDEEDSYILGLIAAAETHVSMFLGDGLPDPMPAPVKAAVLLLVGDLYENRERQGDRTLTESTAYSMLLAPYRSMAVL from the coding sequence ATGACCACCGTGACCCTTGAAGAAGCCAAGCTGCACATGCGCGTCGATCACGATGAGGAAGACAGCTACATCCTGGGCCTGATCGCCGCGGCTGAAACCCACGTCAGCATGTTCCTGGGCGATGGCCTGCCCGATCCGATGCCTGCACCGGTCAAGGCTGCCGTCCTGCTGCTGGTTGGCGACCTGTACGAGAACCGAGAGCGCCAGGGCGACCGCACGCTGACCGAGAGCACCGCTTATTCCATGCTGCTGGCGCCGTATCGCTCGATGGCGGTGCTGTGA
- a CDS encoding phage head closure protein — MTIERPVDVRDQYGGFIRTWEPVGREWADIESISGSEFIAAQAPQSQTVFRIRIRYRDDLVSSWRIREGGKVYEITAVLPDARRRRIELMCKTGRE; from the coding sequence GTGACGATTGAGCGCCCCGTGGACGTGCGCGACCAGTACGGCGGGTTCATTCGCACCTGGGAGCCGGTGGGTCGTGAGTGGGCCGATATCGAGAGCATCAGCGGCAGTGAGTTCATCGCCGCCCAGGCGCCCCAGTCGCAGACCGTGTTCCGCATCCGCATCCGCTACCGCGACGACCTGGTATCGAGCTGGCGCATACGCGAAGGGGGTAAGGTGTACGAAATCACCGCCGTGCTGCCCGACGCTCGCCGCCGGCGGATCGAGCTCATGTGCAAGACCGGGAGAGAGTGA
- a CDS encoding Crp/Fnr family transcriptional regulator — translation MHSKGAVMLDFSLRQNLLARSDLFRGLPDTLIRYVATHAVERTLNDRDVLYLQSEALDFIALVAEGQVYSVIHGPDGREQIVGSAGVGQVVGESALIEGHARETSAFACGPTRVLLLGRRHFPMLFAEPLFWQRVVMLLMARLLKVIELLELVCLHRLESRLARFLLANIDDFQLAPVTCAAVPRNQGILAAMLNTSRPKLNVQLQHWRRSGVISCQSGHLVINDVEHLRRKACPLS, via the coding sequence ATGCATTCAAAAGGCGCGGTAATGCTCGATTTCTCGTTGCGGCAAAACCTGCTGGCACGCTCCGATCTGTTCAGGGGGCTGCCGGACACATTGATTCGTTATGTGGCCACCCATGCGGTGGAGCGGACATTGAATGACCGCGACGTGCTCTACCTCCAGAGCGAGGCGCTGGACTTCATTGCCCTGGTCGCCGAGGGCCAGGTGTATTCGGTGATCCATGGCCCGGACGGGCGCGAGCAGATTGTCGGCAGCGCTGGGGTGGGCCAGGTGGTGGGCGAGTCGGCGCTGATCGAAGGGCATGCGCGGGAGACCTCGGCCTTCGCATGCGGCCCGACCCGGGTGTTGCTGCTGGGGCGACGGCATTTCCCGATGCTGTTCGCCGAGCCGCTGTTCTGGCAGCGCGTGGTGATGCTGCTGATGGCGCGGTTGCTGAAGGTCATCGAGCTGCTCGAACTGGTGTGCCTGCATCGCCTGGAGTCGCGGCTGGCGCGATTCCTGCTGGCCAATATCGACGATTTCCAGCTGGCGCCCGTGACGTGCGCGGCGGTGCCGCGCAACCAGGGCATCCTGGCGGCGATGCTCAATACCAGCCGCCCGAAGCTCAATGTCCAGTTGCAGCACTGGCGGCGCTCGGGGGTGATCAGCTGCCAGAGCGGCCACCTGGTGATCAACGATGTCGAGCACCTGCGGCGCAAGGCCTGCCCGCTCAGTTAA
- a CDS encoding RNA polymerase sigma factor yields MGSFREVAAVDRLFEASWRAVYPELMRRANRRARGNLTLAQEWLSSTAVKALLFFRRSPERIREPQGFLFLVLDHVFLDSLRRSKREEQLFDYSIDLALDHQALLAAPCVSVSEYTEQFERLVQLGCRLEQLPLPQRRLFEMRFVEELPYPQIAAELGIAQPLVRKRVQLLREALR; encoded by the coding sequence ATGGGATCTTTTCGTGAAGTGGCGGCGGTCGATCGGTTGTTCGAGGCAAGCTGGCGAGCGGTGTACCCCGAGCTGATGCGCCGGGCCAATCGTCGGGCCAGGGGCAACCTGACCCTGGCCCAGGAGTGGCTGTCGAGCACGGCCGTCAAAGCCCTGCTGTTCTTCCGGCGTTCCCCCGAACGCATACGAGAACCGCAGGGTTTTCTGTTTCTGGTGCTGGACCATGTGTTCCTCGACAGCCTGCGGCGCAGCAAGCGCGAAGAGCAGCTGTTCGATTATTCGATCGACCTGGCGCTGGACCACCAGGCGCTCCTCGCCGCGCCTTGTGTCTCGGTGTCCGAGTACACCGAGCAGTTCGAGCGGCTGGTGCAGTTGGGCTGTCGCCTGGAGCAGCTGCCGTTGCCCCAGCGCCGGCTGTTTGAAATGCGCTTTGTCGAAGAGCTGCCCTACCCGCAGATCGCCGCCGAACTGGGGATCGCCCAACCCCTGGTACGCAAGCGCGTGCAGTTGCTGCGCGAGGCGCTGCGTTGA
- a CDS encoding RebB family R body protein has protein sequence MSEPMVNSQITDAVTQTNVKVVAEAPAQAVASLYQVASHSAGLSLQNAVNSQQALNQISNAVISKAVSLIMQIGEKA, from the coding sequence ATGTCAGAGCCGATGGTCAACAGCCAGATTACCGACGCTGTAACCCAAACCAACGTCAAGGTGGTGGCAGAGGCGCCGGCGCAGGCCGTTGCCTCGCTGTACCAGGTGGCCAGTCATTCGGCGGGGCTGTCCCTGCAGAATGCGGTCAACAGCCAGCAGGCGTTGAATCAGATCTCCAACGCGGTGATCTCCAAGGCTGTGTCGCTGATCATGCAGATCGGCGAGAAGGCCTGA
- a CDS encoding RebB family R body protein, with protein MPLVNEQITDAVTQTNVKVVAEAPAMAMSTIYQSMAQATAILFQNAVSAQQQQNTLAQAATNQGVMQIYSVDTTAGAAATEKVAQGGVADNLTSLLTVLKSFNP; from the coding sequence ATGCCATTAGTCAACGAGCAAATCACCGACGCGGTCACCCAGACCAACGTCAAAGTGGTGGCTGAAGCGCCAGCGATGGCGATGAGCACCATCTACCAGTCCATGGCCCAGGCCACGGCGATTCTGTTCCAGAACGCCGTTTCTGCGCAGCAGCAACAAAATACCCTGGCCCAGGCCGCCACCAACCAGGGCGTGATGCAGATCTACAGCGTCGATACCACCGCAGGCGCGGCGGCTACCGAAAAAGTGGCTCAGGGCGGCGTGGCCGACAACCTGACCAGCCTGCTGACGGTCCTCAAGTCGTTCAACCCTTGA
- a CDS encoding RebB family R body protein, giving the protein MSTVSPQITDAVTQTNVKVVAEAPAMSMGTIYQSLGQSVAILFQNSVSAQQQQNTLAQAATNQGVMQIYSVDTTAGASATEKVAQGGVGDNLTSLLTILKSFT; this is encoded by the coding sequence ATGAGCACAGTCAGTCCGCAAATCACCGATGCCGTCACCCAGACCAACGTCAAGGTCGTGGCCGAAGCGCCCGCCATGTCGATGGGCACCATCTACCAGTCCCTGGGACAATCCGTGGCGATCCTGTTCCAGAACTCGGTCTCGGCCCAGCAGCAGCAAAACACCCTGGCCCAGGCGGCTACCAACCAGGGCGTGATGCAGATCTACAGCGTCGACACCACCGCCGGCGCGTCGGCCACCGAAAAAGTGGCCCAGGGCGGTGTGGGCGACAACCTGACCAGTCTGTTGACGATCCTCAAGTCGTTCACTTAA
- the gabD gene encoding NADP-dependent succinate-semialdehyde dehydrogenase, with protein MQLKDAQLFRQQAFIDGAWVDADNGQTIKVNNPATGEILGTVPKMGAVETRRAIEAADKALPAWRALTAKERATKLRRWYELLIENQDDLGRLMTLEQGKPLAEAKGEIAYAASFIEWFAEEAKRIYGDVIPGHQPDKRLIVIKQPIGVTAAITPWNFPAAMITRKAGPALAAGCTMVIKPASQTPFSALALVELAHRAGIPKGVLSVVTGSAGDIGGELTSNPTVRKLSFTGSTEIGRQLMAECAKDIKKVSLELGGNAPFIVFDDADLDKAVEGAIISKYRNNGQTCVCANRLYIQDSVYDAFAEKLKAAVAKLKIGNGLEEGTTTGPLIDEKAVAKVQEHIADALGKGATLLAGGKSIEGNFFEPTILVNVPKDAAVAKEETFGPLAPLFRFKDEAEVIAMSNDTEFGLASYFYARDLGRVFRVAEALEYGMVGVNTGLISNEVAPFGGIKASGLGREGSKYGIEDYLEIKYLCLGI; from the coding sequence ATGCAGCTTAAAGACGCCCAGTTGTTCCGCCAGCAAGCCTTTATCGATGGGGCTTGGGTCGACGCGGACAATGGTCAGACGATCAAAGTGAACAACCCGGCCACCGGCGAAATCCTCGGCACTGTGCCGAAGATGGGCGCTGTGGAGACCCGCCGGGCCATCGAAGCCGCCGACAAGGCCCTGCCGGCCTGGCGCGCGCTGACCGCCAAGGAGCGGGCGACCAAGCTGCGTCGCTGGTACGAGCTGCTGATCGAGAACCAGGACGACCTCGGCCGCCTGATGACCCTGGAACAGGGCAAGCCGCTGGCCGAAGCCAAGGGTGAGATCGCCTACGCCGCCTCCTTCATCGAATGGTTCGCCGAAGAAGCCAAGCGCATCTACGGCGACGTGATTCCCGGCCACCAGCCGGACAAACGCCTGATCGTGATCAAGCAGCCGATCGGCGTGACCGCAGCCATCACCCCGTGGAACTTCCCGGCGGCGATGATCACCCGTAAAGCCGGCCCGGCCCTGGCCGCTGGCTGCACCATGGTGATCAAGCCGGCTTCGCAGACGCCGTTCTCCGCCCTGGCCCTGGTCGAACTGGCGCACCGCGCCGGTATCCCGAAAGGTGTGCTCAGCGTGGTCACCGGCAGCGCCGGCGACATCGGCGGCGAGCTGACCAGCAACCCGACCGTGCGCAAGCTGTCGTTCACCGGCTCGACCGAAATCGGTCGCCAGCTGATGGCCGAATGCGCCAAGGACATCAAGAAAGTCTCCCTGGAGCTGGGCGGCAACGCACCGTTCATCGTGTTCGACGACGCGGACCTGGATAAGGCCGTCGAGGGCGCGATCATCTCCAAATACCGCAACAACGGTCAGACCTGCGTCTGCGCCAACCGCCTGTACATCCAGGATTCGGTCTACGACGCGTTCGCCGAGAAACTGAAAGCGGCCGTGGCCAAGCTGAAGATCGGCAACGGCCTGGAAGAGGGCACCACCACCGGCCCGCTGATCGACGAAAAAGCCGTGGCCAAGGTCCAGGAACATATCGCCGACGCCCTGGGTAAAGGCGCGACGCTGCTGGCGGGCGGCAAGTCCATCGAAGGCAACTTCTTCGAGCCGACCATCCTGGTCAACGTGCCGAAAGACGCGGCCGTGGCCAAGGAAGAAACCTTCGGCCCGCTGGCGCCGCTGTTCCGTTTCAAGGACGAAGCCGAAGTGATCGCGATGTCCAACGACACCGAGTTCGGCCTGGCTTCCTACTTCTACGCCCGCGACCTGGGCCGTGTGTTCCGTGTGGCCGAGGCCCTGGAATACGGCATGGTCGGCGTCAACACCGGGCTGATCTCCAACGAAGTCGCGCCGTTCGGCGGCATCAAGGCGTCGGGCCTGGGCCGTGAAGGCTCCAAGTACGGCATCGAGGACTACCTGGAAATCAAATACCTCTGCCTGGGCATCTGA